Proteins encoded by one window of Microaerobacter geothermalis:
- the mqnC gene encoding cyclic dehypoxanthinyl futalosine synthase codes for MSIDLILHKALSGERLHFEDGMALFQSDEVEKIGYAANKMMEKWHPEPITTFVIGRNINYSNVCDTYCRFCAFYKSPGEEGSYVLSNEEIYQKIQETLDVQGTEILMQGGTHPDLPFEYYLNLLREIKKRFNIHMHSFSPAEIVKMKEVSGLSLEEVLIQLKEAGLDSVPGAGAEILDDRTRMKISRKKGSWKEWIEVMKTANRVGLHTTATMVIGFGELLEERVLHLLRIRDAQDETNGFLAFIPWTFQPDNTNLKGERISAEEYLKTVAISRLMLDNIPNIQSSWVTMGPDTGKLSLSYGCNDFGSTMMEENVVSAAACTHKVNTNVILRLIREVGKIPAQRNTKYEILRVFQEGEWAETDFVMQN; via the coding sequence ATGTCAATCGATTTGATTTTACATAAAGCGTTGTCAGGGGAACGGCTTCACTTTGAAGACGGAATGGCTTTGTTTCAAAGCGATGAAGTAGAAAAAATAGGATATGCAGCTAATAAAATGATGGAAAAATGGCATCCCGAGCCAATCACGACCTTTGTTATCGGTCGGAATATCAATTACTCCAATGTATGTGACACCTATTGCCGTTTTTGTGCTTTTTACAAAAGTCCTGGGGAAGAAGGCAGTTATGTTCTGAGCAATGAGGAAATTTATCAGAAAATACAGGAAACCTTGGATGTTCAAGGAACAGAAATTTTGATGCAGGGTGGAACCCATCCAGATCTTCCCTTTGAATATTATCTTAACCTGTTAAGGGAAATTAAAAAGAGATTTAACATTCATATGCATTCTTTTTCACCAGCTGAAATTGTAAAAATGAAAGAGGTTTCGGGATTGTCCTTGGAAGAAGTGCTGATTCAGTTAAAAGAGGCAGGATTGGACTCTGTTCCAGGGGCAGGCGCTGAAATTCTGGATGATCGAACAAGAATGAAAATCAGCCGTAAAAAAGGATCATGGAAAGAATGGATTGAAGTCATGAAGACCGCAAATCGCGTGGGGCTTCATACCACTGCAACGATGGTTATTGGTTTTGGGGAACTGCTAGAGGAACGAGTTCTTCATTTGTTACGTATACGGGATGCCCAAGATGAGACAAACGGTTTTTTGGCATTTATCCCTTGGACCTTTCAGCCTGATAATACCAACTTAAAGGGTGAGAGGATTTCCGCTGAGGAGTACCTGAAGACGGTGGCAATTAGTCGGTTGATGTTGGATAATATCCCTAACATTCAATCATCATGGGTGACGATGGGTCCTGATACAGGAAAATTGTCCCTGTCCTATGGTTGTAATGATTTTGGCTCGACCATGATGGAGGAAAACGTGGTCTCTGCTGCAGCCTGTACCCATAAGGTAAATACGAATGTCATTCTTCGCTTGATCCGTGAAGTAGGAAAAATTCCGGCCCAACGAAATACGAAATATGAAATCCTTCGCGTGTTTCAGGAAGGGGAATGGGCAGAAACAGATTTTGTCATGCAGAATTAA
- a CDS encoding MBL fold metallo-hydrolase, translating into MNQEEMIKQLGLIQVKIPLPFRLNHIYCYLSKGKEGWTIIDAGLNREETMRVWRGEMSKHQFTPEECRQIIITHYHPDHYGAAGGLQELTGAVVKMSETDRDMGRMVWTEENVDFVSSFYHSHGIPEELLIEMKKNVRGFFKWVKPHPEVEFLSEGDKVKIGDQMYQVYHLPGHSEGHLCFYQEELQVLIGGDVLLPKITPNISIMGKGDPNPLETYLRTLDKLKRLNISFVIPAHGQPFTHVKERIEEIKKHHETRLQYTLDLLPEGGSTVYEICRVLFPQTLTVHEIRFAIGETLSHLEYLVNLGKIKKEFDRGEWKYMR; encoded by the coding sequence ATGAATCAAGAAGAAATGATAAAACAATTGGGTCTCATTCAGGTGAAGATTCCGCTTCCTTTTAGGCTGAATCATATATATTGTTATTTATCTAAAGGGAAAGAAGGATGGACCATCATAGATGCCGGATTAAACCGGGAGGAAACGATGCGTGTTTGGAGAGGAGAGATGAGTAAACATCAATTTACACCAGAAGAATGTAGACAGATTATTATTACCCACTATCACCCGGATCATTATGGAGCAGCAGGAGGATTGCAGGAGTTGACAGGAGCTGTTGTGAAAATGTCTGAGACGGATAGAGACATGGGCCGAATGGTTTGGACAGAAGAGAATGTTGATTTTGTCTCTTCCTTTTATCACTCTCATGGAATTCCAGAGGAATTACTGATAGAAATGAAGAAAAATGTCAGGGGATTTTTTAAGTGGGTTAAGCCTCATCCTGAAGTTGAGTTCCTTAGTGAGGGAGATAAAGTAAAGATAGGCGATCAGATGTATCAGGTTTATCATCTGCCGGGACATTCCGAAGGACATCTTTGTTTCTATCAGGAAGAACTCCAGGTACTTATCGGAGGGGATGTGTTGCTACCCAAGATCACACCTAATATTTCGATCATGGGAAAAGGAGATCCTAATCCCCTTGAAACGTATCTTAGGACATTAGATAAATTGAAAAGGTTAAATATCTCTTTCGTGATTCCGGCCCATGGTCAACCTTTTACCCATGTAAAGGAACGGATTGAGGAAATCAAAAAGCATCATGAAACTCGTCTTCAGTATACACTGGACCTTCTCCCTGAAGGGGGAAGTACGGTCTATGAAATTTGCAGAGTTCTTTTTCCCCAAACCTTAACGGTACATGAAATTCGTTTTGCTATAGGGGAAACCCTCTCCCACCTGGAATATTTAGTTAATTTAGGAAAAATTAAAAAAGAATTTGATCGTGGAGAATGGAAATACATGAGGTAG
- the ytxC gene encoding putative sporulation protein YtxC produces the protein MENPIEVTIHVSSEKLGKGLHCFLENKLKGLREEGLSYLTYFSEKHLSISCQFSSNDNIFSRIVEELRHHLSLFLSEYILVHMEKEIVKRIIIQDFYYSEQTEIEGILRYAEHFLKSAEEFGESSELQRMGRQCKIYKKLFDFFERERKVVLEGFIRFRLKEYYEDLVRVVEHSIDEYILEREYQEFIQLLRYFVSIQESKTPIVHVVHLKDRLFLLYDGNFHPIHVKELDECLTDLLDHNMNMDDLIITTLITLAPEQMVIHTGEKDHHVITTMRNIFEDKVYLCLSCNSCSEVIHNHSRISRNHFRP, from the coding sequence TTGGAGAATCCTATAGAAGTTACGATTCATGTTTCATCTGAAAAGCTGGGGAAAGGATTACATTGTTTCTTGGAGAATAAATTAAAGGGATTAAGGGAAGAAGGACTTTCTTATCTTACTTACTTTTCCGAAAAGCACCTGTCTATTTCCTGTCAATTTTCAAGTAATGACAATATATTTTCTAGAATTGTTGAGGAATTACGGCATCACTTAAGCCTCTTCTTGTCTGAATATATTTTAGTTCATATGGAAAAAGAAATCGTGAAACGTATTATTATCCAAGACTTTTACTATTCCGAACAAACTGAAATAGAAGGAATCCTTAGGTATGCAGAACATTTTTTAAAATCAGCAGAAGAATTTGGTGAATCCTCGGAATTACAGAGGATGGGACGTCAATGTAAAATTTATAAAAAGCTGTTTGATTTTTTTGAAAGGGAAAGAAAAGTGGTATTAGAAGGATTTATCCGATTTAGGCTGAAGGAATATTATGAAGATCTTGTTCGGGTTGTTGAACATAGCATTGATGAATATATTTTGGAGAGGGAGTATCAAGAGTTTATTCAGTTATTAAGGTATTTTGTTTCCATCCAAGAATCAAAAACTCCCATAGTCCATGTCGTTCATCTAAAGGATCGATTATTTTTGCTGTATGACGGAAACTTTCATCCAATTCATGTCAAAGAGCTGGACGAATGTTTAACTGACTTGTTGGATCATAATATGAACATGGACGATTTGATTATAACCACTCTTATTACCCTTGCACCTGAACAAATGGTTATTCATACAGGAGAAAAGGATCATCACGTGATTACGACGATGAGAAATATTTTTGAAGATAAGGTTTATCTATGTTTATCCTGTAACTCTTGCAGTGAAGTCATTCATAATCATTCGCGCATCTCGAGAAATCATTTCCGTCCTTGA
- the asnB gene encoding asparagine synthase (glutamine-hydrolyzing), producing MCGITGWVDWEVDLRNCGSIIDKMTDSMTNRGPDAKGIWLSTQAALGHRRLVVVDPIGGGQPMIRKWGNTTYVLVYNGELYNTVELRHKLMAKGHRFDSHSDTEVLLTSYIEWGASCVYHLNGIFAFAIWNEEEQRLFLARDRLGVKPLFYSKSGSSGFLFASEIKALLQHPEVTPQIDEVGLAEIFALGPMRTPGIGVFRGISELKPGYSLDYDRKGIRTTQYWKLHSEIHQDDEKTTIHHVRDLFKDTVERQLISDVPVCTLLSGGLDSSAITAFAAHELKRTGQETMDTYSVDYLDNDQYFQPNQFQPNSDAPWAKLVSEALKTQHHVVTIDTPQLVDALKMAVFARDLPGMADVDGSLYLFAKEIKKKATVALSGECADEIFGGYPWFHREHSLNADTFPWSRNFKERSSFLSQELISKIQPEIYIKERYLEALKEVPRLPGENPHDARIREMFYLNITRWMPTLLDRKDRMSMAASLEIRVPFCDHRLVEYAWNIPWKIKCLDGREKGILRTALQGVLPDKVLTRRKSPYPKTHHPAYLAATREWMLEILHDSDSPLHPFINVSKLREFALSDVSNIDMPWFGQLMNVPQLFAYFAQVHFWLKEYKVQIV from the coding sequence ATGTGTGGAATTACCGGTTGGGTTGATTGGGAAGTAGACTTAAGAAATTGTGGGTCCATCATTGATAAAATGACAGATTCCATGACAAACCGTGGGCCTGATGCAAAGGGGATTTGGCTCTCGACTCAAGCGGCATTGGGACATCGCCGCTTAGTTGTTGTTGATCCTATAGGTGGCGGGCAACCGATGATTCGGAAGTGGGGAAATACAACTTATGTATTGGTCTACAATGGGGAGCTCTACAACACGGTTGAACTTCGTCATAAATTAATGGCGAAAGGACATCGCTTTGATTCTCATTCAGATACGGAGGTGCTGTTAACCTCCTATATAGAATGGGGGGCATCCTGTGTTTATCATTTAAACGGAATATTTGCTTTTGCGATATGGAATGAAGAGGAGCAACGTTTATTTCTTGCCCGGGATCGTTTGGGAGTTAAACCTCTCTTTTACTCCAAAAGTGGCAGTAGCGGATTTTTATTTGCTTCTGAAATTAAGGCTCTTCTTCAGCATCCGGAAGTGACACCGCAAATAGATGAAGTAGGTTTAGCAGAGATTTTTGCCTTGGGACCAATGAGAACCCCAGGAATAGGTGTGTTTCGTGGAATTTCTGAACTTAAGCCAGGATATTCTCTTGACTATGACAGAAAAGGGATAAGGACAACACAGTACTGGAAGCTTCATAGTGAAATACACCAGGATGACGAAAAAACGACGATTCATCATGTTCGGGATTTATTCAAAGATACCGTGGAAAGACAGCTTATATCTGATGTGCCTGTATGTACCTTGCTGTCGGGGGGGCTTGACTCAAGTGCCATTACTGCCTTTGCTGCCCATGAATTAAAAAGAACAGGGCAGGAAACCATGGATACCTATTCTGTGGACTATTTGGATAATGATCAATATTTCCAACCCAACCAATTTCAGCCTAACTCCGATGCTCCCTGGGCCAAGCTTGTATCTGAAGCATTGAAAACCCAACATCATGTGGTAACCATTGATACACCACAGTTGGTGGATGCTTTAAAAATGGCTGTTTTTGCCCGGGATTTACCTGGTATGGCTGATGTGGATGGGTCTCTTTACTTGTTCGCAAAGGAAATAAAGAAGAAGGCTACTGTTGCCTTATCAGGAGAATGTGCCGACGAAATATTTGGGGGCTATCCTTGGTTTCATCGGGAGCATTCCCTAAATGCAGATACTTTTCCCTGGTCAAGGAACTTTAAGGAGAGATCATCCTTTCTTTCACAAGAGCTAATAAGTAAGATACAGCCGGAGATTTATATAAAAGAGAGATATCTGGAGGCGCTAAAGGAAGTTCCCCGATTGCCGGGGGAGAATCCCCATGATGCTCGAATCCGAGAAATGTTTTATCTGAATATCACCAGATGGATGCCAACTCTGCTGGACCGGAAAGACCGCATGAGTATGGCTGCTTCTTTGGAAATCCGTGTTCCCTTTTGTGACCATCGTCTTGTTGAATATGCATGGAATATCCCATGGAAGATCAAGTGTCTGGATGGGAGAGAAAAAGGAATTTTAAGAACAGCTCTACAGGGTGTGTTGCCTGATAAGGTGCTGACCCGGCGTAAGAGTCCATATCCTAAAACCCATCATCCTGCTTATTTGGCCGCGACACGAGAGTGGATGTTGGAGATTCTTCATGATAGTGATTCACCCCTGCATCCTTTCATTAACGTTTCCAAGCTTCGGGAATTTGCCCTGTCGGATGTTTCTAATATTGATATGCCTTGGTTTGGGCAATTAATGAATGTGCCACAGCTTTTTGCTTACTTTGCCCAGGTGCATTTCTGGTTGAAGGAATATAAGGTTCAAATCGTATAA